Proteins co-encoded in one Populus trichocarpa isolate Nisqually-1 chromosome 10, P.trichocarpa_v4.1, whole genome shotgun sequence genomic window:
- the LOC18102595 gene encoding uncharacterized protein LOC18102595 produces MALLSLLVSKPSLKTSFLPLTSHLIPIIPSSPLSSHCTTPTFPLPSQSPPVPKKRPFNISAHTRTWQDPYHWMRNAKDPDFVDYLNQENSYAQAFMADTQNLQRTLLEEMKNRLPTQISTPPERWGHWLYYQYIPEGKEYPVLCRRLETEESGLLKTLLNYAKGHFGMEQVLLDWNQIAEQYGYVHVGTCRVSPDHKFLAYTLDITGNEQFLLQVKDLSNGYIVSRSQVDGVVSLAWAQDSTTLFYTVSDENQRPYRVLFTKLGSDEIDDVPVFTESNSSFCVDITSTKDGKFITVNSNSRTSSEVYVIDATNPLDGLQRVRERVSGVRYFLEHHYGVFYILTNAPLSESEDRLDGNYYLAQCQVGDIQSSDWQNFILPSEDMSFQDMDIFNGHLVLFVNKKSFPALCSVNLPIKFNSVNQLEIENLDPWFFPLPSSQCNIVPGSNHDFMNPVYRVVLSSPVMPGVVVDYNMSEQIFSIVQQEKVRDIPGDCGSCSLAYELDTSEHLDPLNYKDKNNLNIELQRWKDFSGAYCCKTKEVISHDGVRVPLTILYSRKAWQRGQSPGLLEGYGAYGEVLDKSWCSDRLSLLDRGWVLAFADVRGGGGHSLWHKYGSGLNKCNSIYDFISCGNYLVSEGYVHRDQLGAIGFSAGGLLVGAAINMNPNLFRAAILKVPFLDACNTLLDPSLPLTLLDYEEFGNPQIQSQFESILSYSPYDNIPRDACLPSMLVTASFHDSRVGVWEAAKWVARTRDIACSHCSRSVILKTNMTGGHFGEGGCYSQCEETAYDYAFLMKTIGNVNGNK; encoded by the exons ATGGCGCTTCTTTCTCTTCTAGTCTCAAAACCCTCACTCAAAACCTCCTTTCTCCCCCTCACTTCTCACTTAATTCCCATCATACCCTCTTCCCCTCTCTCTTCTCATTGCACCACCCCCACTTTCCCATTGCCTTCTCAATCCCCTCCTGTGCCAAAGAAACGACCTTTCAATATCTCTGCTCATACCAGAACGTGGCAAGATCCTTATCATTGGATGAGAAACGCTAAAGACCCTGACTTTGTTGATTATCTCAACCAAGAAAACTCTTACGCTCAAGCTTTCATGGCTGACACTCAAAACCTGCAGAGGACTTTGCTTGAGGAAATGAAAAATCGATTGCCTACTCAGATTTCAACTCCTCCTGAGCGCTGGGGTCACTG GTTGTACTACCAGTACATTCCTGAGGGGAAGGAATACCCAGTTCTATGTAGAAGGTTGGAAACTGAGGAAAGTGGTTTGTTAAAGACACTTCTCAATTATGCCAAGGGACATTTTGGGATGGAGCAAGTTTTGCTTGACTGGAACCAAATTGCTGAACAATACG GTTATGTGCATGTGGGTACATGTCGGGTTTCACCAGATCACAAGTTTCTTGCATACACACTTGACATTACTGGCAATGAACAATTCTTACTTCAAGTTAAGGACCTCAGCAATGGATATATTGTTTCACGATCACAAGTTGATGGGGTTGTTAGTTTGGCATGGGCTCAAGATAGCACTACTTTGTTCTACACAGTATCGGATGAGAATCAACGACCTTACAg ggTTCTCTTCACAAAACTAGGATCAGATGAGATAGATGATGTCCCAGTATTTACAGAAAGTAATTCAAGTTTTTGTGTGGATATAACAAGCACAAAAGATGGCAAGTTTATCACTGTGAACTCAAATTCAAGAACTTCATCCGAGG TTTATGTGATAGATGCAACCAACCCGCTGGATGGTTTACAAAGAGTACGCGAGCGTGTTTCTGGAGTGCGATATTTTTTGGAACATCACTATGGTGTGTTCTATATTCTTACAAATGCTCCTTTAAGTGAAAGTGAGGACCGGTTAGATGGAAATTATTATTTGGCTCAATGCCAAGTTGGAGATATACAATCTTCTGATTGGCAG AATTTCATCCTTCCAAGTGAAGATATGAGCTTTCAAGACATGGACATTTTTAATGGACATTTGGTCCTCTTTGTCAATAAGAAGAGCTTTCCTGCATTATGTTCCGTCAATTTGCCAATCAAGTTTAACAGTGTG AATCAGTTGGAGATTGAGAATCTTGATCCATGGTTTTTTCCCCTGCCCTCAAGTCAATGTAACATCGTTCCAGGATCAAACCATGACTTCATGAACCCAGTATACCGTGTGGTGCTGTCATCTCCAGTG ATGCCTGGTGTGGTTGTTGACTATAACATGTCAGAACAGATATTTTCGATTGTGCAACAAGAGAAAGTAAGAGATATTCCTGGTGATTGTGGATCATGCTCACTGGCTTACGAGCTAGATACTTCTGAACATCTTGACCCACTAAACTATAAGgacaaaaataacttgaatattGAATTGCAAAGATGGAAAGACTTTTCTGGTGCATATTGCTGCAAAACAAAGGAAGTCATTTCCCATGATGGTGTCAGGGTTCCTCTGACCATTTTGTACTCCCGAAAAGCCTGGCAGAGGGGTCAATCTCCTGGACTATTAGAGGGCTATGGAGCATATGGAGAAGTTCTAGATAAAAGCTGGTGCTCAGACCGCCTGAGTTTACTTGATCGTGGTTGGGTGCTGGCCTTTGCTGATGTGAG GGGTGGTGGCGGTCATTCTTTGTGGCATAAATACGGCAGTGGGTTGAACAAATGCAATTCAATATATGACTTCATATCATGCGGCAACTACCTAGTTTCTGAGGGCTATGTTCATAGAGATCAGCTAGGTGCCATTGGATTTAGTGCAGGGGGTCTTCTTGTTGGGGCAGCTATCAATATGAACCCAAATTTATTTCGTGCTGCCATTTTGAAG GTTCCATTTCTTGATGCATGCAACACGTTGCTGGATCCAAGTTTGCCTCTCACCTTGCTGGACTACGAAGAATTTGGGAATCCTCAGATACAGTCGCAGTTTGAATCAATTTTAAGTTATTCTCCTTATGATAACATTCCTCGTGATGCTTGCCTTCCATCAATGCTTGTAACTGCATCTTTTCATGACTCAAG GGTTGGAGTTTGGGAAGCTGCCAAATGGGTGGCCAGAACACGAGACATTGCATGTTCTCATTGTTCTCGTTCAGTCATTCTGAAAACAAATATGACTGGAGGGCATTTTGGTGAAGGCGGTTGCTATAGTCAATGTGAAGAAACAGCTTATGATTATGCTTTTCTGATGAAAACTATAGGAAATGTGAATGGCAATAAATAA
- the LOC7482243 gene encoding uncharacterized protein LOC7482243 yields MEDLWNRAKVFAEEAAKKSQTLTTSSNKIADLVAETAKKSKELALEASKKADEFKVAALKQADQIQIKSISDIIPPQLSSLSIVNTNAFSSSSSSSGSVVSESELRKFGVTDDLRDFVKGLTSVTFQNFPVEDEGEPSDVETTESNVRKDLSEWQERHATFVLTTVKQISKLRYELCPRVMKEGRFWRIYFILVSTHVGPYEKQYTEEVKRKAEEQIQHEKAKESYVVGENSSKSESTPKNLKTETSSVEQDLDSFLLGDLEDSDGGPDDGDASFDDDFDKIDNSDVEDEKHLKKATGTTD; encoded by the exons atggAAGATTTATGGAACAGAGCGAAGGTATTCGCAGAAGAAGCAGCGAAGAAATCCCAAACCCTAACAACTTCTTCCAACAAGATCGCCGATTTAGTCGCTGAAACCGCCAAGAAATCCAAAGAACTTGCCTTGGAAGCCTCCAAAAAAGCCGATGAGTTCAAAGTCGCCGCTCTTAAACAAGCCGATCAGATCCAAATCAAGTCCATTTCCGATATCATCCCTCCTCAGCTGTCCTCTCTCTCCATCGTTAATACCAATGccttctcttcctcctcctcctcttccggCTCTGTTGTTTCCGAGTCGGAGCTCCGGAAGTTTGGTGTTACTGATGATCTGAGAGATTTTGTCAAAGGATTGACTTCTGTTACTTTTCAGAACTTTCCAGTTGAAG ATGAAGGAGAGCCGTCTGACGTGGAGACAACGGAGTCAAATGTACGGAAGGATCTTAGTGAATGGCAGGAGAGACATGCTACTTTTGTTCTCACCACCGTTAAG CAAATTTCGAAGTTGCGATATGAGTTGTGTCCGCGTGTGATGAAAGAAGGGAGATTCTGGAGGATTTATTTCATTCTTGTCAGCACTCATGTTGGGCC GTATGAGAAGCAGTATACGGAGGAGGTTAAGCGCAAAGCAGAAGAGCAGATACAACATGAAAAGGCAAAGGAAAGTTATGTGGTTGGGGAGAATTCTTCTAAATCAGAATCAACGCCTAAGAACCTGAAAACTGAGACATCCTCAGTTGAGCAGGACTTGGACTCATTTCTTTTGGGAGATCTTGAAGACAGCGATGGGGGTCCAG ATGATGGTGATGCGAGctttgatgatgattttgacaAGATTGACAATTCT GATGTTGAAGATGAGAAGCATTTGAAGAAGGCGACAGGTACTACAGATTAG
- the LOC7482244 gene encoding protein GOLVEN 6 has protein sequence MDLMAIVTALCICLSVLLVTPSAAMQVHEKQSSHQHAAADDRIKFSDVPTLPRKLRVLLDQEAAVKSYAARSSTSLNKQKGDNAPGKAYHKEQNGVHGGRPAGTWREWVEGTDTSHFFTMDYTQVRRRRPIHNKSLPVGP, from the exons ATGGACCTTATGGCCATCGTCACTGCTCTATGCATTTGTCTCTCTGTTCTTCTTGTTACACCTTCTGCTGCTATGCAAGTTCATGAGAAGCAATCATCACATCAACATG CCGCCGCCGATGATAGAATCAAGTTCTCTGACGTCCCTACACTGCCAAGGAAACTCAGAGTACTCCTTGATCAGGAAGCAGCT GTTAAAAGCTATGCAGCTCGAAGCTCCACTTCGCTCAATAAGCAGAAGGGAGACAATGCTCCAG GCAAAGCATACCATAAGGAACAAAATGGGGTGCATGGAGGCAGACCAGCCGGGACATGGCGTGAATGGGTCGAGGGGACCGACACGTCCCATTTTTTTACGATGGATTATACGCAAGTTAGAAGACGACGTCCGATACATAACAAATCCTTGCCGGTTGGTCCATAA
- the LOC7482245 gene encoding uncharacterized protein LOC7482245 — protein MRLDSEHVFCNGTMGHEHDCRPVEYNDNVLDSIGLKSGNVTVKENENGELYDLKGMEGDADRLPNVAPVLSPHSSLKMEPFEDSVFYMDKSVLEREVPELIVCYKENTCHVKDICIDEGVPLLDKFLFDTDAHEKNVCEFLPSARDMNNEMVKEKSDLDMLIPDVLKSSPEKQNANIHLPVPDMLKSSEEQDLKCELSLDYNPKHLVPTEEVMDYVTEKVANDAPKEILSLRDLLSMPEFGANFTSTKSNHSMDKVEQHSLQCPRENAILESDSTSEESENRSKETVSVTSTLVFAAEERDSGLEAPTLAIPAQDPAYQEAEHSHKEVVLVSPTLTSAAGESDSSIVESKLAIHALDSIYEELTSRIMDQSPYDSKAETGSITFDNDSSAPAASGGQSPRNGDSQCLEPQISSRLEDPNTEPFSGQLCTDGESSFSATGSLPGLVSYSGPIPYSGSVSLRSDSSTTSTRSFAFPVLQSEWNSSPVRMAKADRRHFQKPRSWRQGLLCCRF, from the exons ATGAGACTTG ATAGTGAACATGTGTTTTGCAATGGAACTATGGGCCATGAGCATGATTGTAGACCTGTCGAATATAATGATAATGTTCTGGACTCCATTGGACTCAAGTCTGGAAATGTGACTGTGAAGGAGAATGAGAATGGGGAGTTGTATGATTTGAAGGGCATGGAAGGTGATGCAGATCGACTACCAAATGTAGCACCAGTACTCTCTCCTCATTCTTCATTGAAAATGGAGCCATTCGAGGATTCGGTTTTCTATATGGACAAAAGTGTTTTGGAACGTGAGGTGCCAGAGTTAATAGTCTGTTACAAAGAGAATACATGCCATGTCAAGGACATCTGCATTGATGAGGGAGTACCTTTGCTGGACAAGTTCTTGTTTGACACAGATGCACATGAGAAGAATGTGTGTGAATTCTTACCTTCTGCAAGGGATATGAACAATGAGATGGTTAAAGAAAAGTCTGACCTTGATATGTTGATTCCAGATGTGCTGAAATCTTCACCAGAAAAGCAAAATGCGAATATTCATTTGCCTGTTCCGGATATGCTGAAATCTTCCGAAGAACAGGATTTGAAATGTGAATTATCCCTTGATTATAATCCCAAGCATTTAGTACCAACAGAGGAAGTTATGGACTATGTAACGGAGAAGGTTGCAAATGATGCACCCAAAGAGATTTTATCACTTAGAGATCTGCTTTCAATGCCAGAATTTGGTGCAAATTTTACTTCTACCAAGTCCAATCACAGCATGGATAAAGTTGAACAACATTCTCTTCAG TGCCCGCGGGAAAATGCAATATTGGAGTCAGATTCTACAAGTGAAGAATCTGAAAATCGCAGTAAGGAAACAGTCTCAGTGACATCTACTTTGGTTTTTGCTGCTGAAGAACGTGACAGTGGCCTTGAGGCACCAACCTTGGCAATCCCTGCCCAGGATCCTGCATATCAAGAAGCAGAGCATAGCCACAAGGAAGTGGTCTTGGTGAGTCCTACTCTGACTTCTGCAGCAGGAGAATCAGACAGCAGCATCGTGGAATCAAAACTGGCAATCCATGCTTTGGATTCTATTTATGAAGAATTGACCAGTAGGATCATGGATCAGTCACCTTACGATAGTAAGGCGGAGACTGGAAGCATCACTTTTGACAATGACTCTTCTGCTCCCGCTGCGAGTGGTGGACAGTCTCCTCGGAATGGTGACTCTCAGTGTCTCGAGCCTCAAATTTCATCCAGGCTTGAAGATCCTAATACCGAGCCATTTTCAGGTCAACTTTGTACTGATGGAGAGTCAAGTTTCTCCGCAACAGGCTCTTTACCAGGTCTGGTAAGTTACTCGGGGCCCATTCCGTATTCTGGGAGTGTCTCTCTTCGATCAGACAGCAGCACAACCAGCACCCGCTCCTTTGCCTTCCCCGT ATTACAGTCAGAATGGAATAGCAGTCCTGTAAGAATGGCGAAAGCTGACCGAAGACATTTCCAGAAACCTAGGAGTTGGAGGCAGGGCCTTCTTTGCTGTAGATTCTGA